One window of Fusobacterium polymorphum genomic DNA carries:
- a CDS encoding tripartite tricarboxylate transporter permease: protein MSDVLFGYAAALTPINLIAAVISVAIGITIGALPGLSAAMGVALLIPITFGMDPSTGLITLAGVYCGAIFGGSISAILIRTPGTPAAAATAIDGYELTKQGKAGTALGTAIIASFIGGILSAIPLYLFAPRLARLALLFGPAEYFWLSIFGLTIIAGASTKSIVKGLISGALGLMLSTIGMDPMLGNPRFTFGVPALLSGIPFTAALIGLFSMSQVLMLAEKKIKQAGNMVEFDNKVLLSRKQILEILPTSLRSTVIGSIIGILPGAGASIAAFLGYNEAKRFSKKKELFGHGSIEGIAGAEAANNAVTGGSLIPTFTLGIPGESVTAVLLGGLMIQGLQPGPDLFTVHGKITYTFFAGFVIVNIFMLILGLFGSKLFARVSRVSDSYLIPLIFSLSVIGSYAINNQMSDVWVMFVFGIIGYFVQKFELNSASIVLALILGPIGESGLRRSLILNHNSYSILFQSTVSKVLLLLTLFSLLSPIVMSKLKKRNKE, encoded by the coding sequence ATGTCAGATGTTTTATTTGGATATGCAGCAGCCTTAACACCTATTAATTTAATTGCTGCTGTAATTAGTGTGGCTATCGGAATAACTATTGGAGCTTTACCAGGACTTTCTGCTGCAATGGGAGTTGCTTTATTAATTCCTATTACATTTGGAATGGACCCATCAACTGGACTTATTACACTTGCAGGAGTTTATTGTGGAGCTATATTTGGAGGTTCAATTTCGGCAATTTTAATTCGTACACCAGGTACACCAGCTGCTGCTGCAACTGCTATTGATGGTTATGAATTAACAAAACAAGGTAAAGCAGGAACTGCATTAGGTACTGCAATTATAGCTTCATTTATTGGAGGGATTTTAAGTGCTATTCCACTTTATTTATTCGCTCCAAGACTAGCAAGACTTGCATTACTTTTTGGACCAGCTGAATACTTTTGGCTATCTATATTTGGTTTAACTATTATTGCTGGTGCAAGTACAAAATCAATAGTAAAAGGTTTAATTTCAGGTGCATTAGGTTTAATGCTTTCAACTATTGGAATGGACCCTATGCTTGGAAATCCTCGTTTCACATTTGGAGTTCCTGCATTACTTTCAGGTATACCATTTACTGCTGCACTTATAGGACTTTTCTCAATGTCACAAGTTTTAATGCTTGCTGAAAAGAAAATTAAACAAGCAGGAAATATGGTTGAGTTTGATAATAAGGTTTTATTATCTAGAAAACAAATTTTAGAAATATTACCTACATCTTTAAGATCAACAGTTATAGGAAGCATTATAGGAATATTACCTGGAGCTGGAGCAAGTATAGCTGCTTTCTTAGGGTATAATGAAGCAAAAAGATTTTCAAAGAAAAAAGAATTATTTGGACATGGAAGTATAGAAGGAATTGCAGGAGCTGAAGCAGCTAATAATGCTGTTACAGGAGGTTCACTTATCCCAACATTCACATTGGGAATACCTGGGGAAAGTGTTACAGCTGTTTTACTTGGTGGACTTATGATACAAGGATTACAACCTGGACCAGATTTATTTACTGTTCATGGAAAAATAACTTATACTTTCTTTGCAGGGTTTGTAATTGTTAATATATTTATGCTAATTTTAGGACTTTTTGGTTCTAAATTATTTGCAAGAGTATCAAGAGTTTCTGATAGTTATCTAATACCTCTTATATTTTCACTAAGTGTAATAGGTTCTTATGCTATAAACAATCAAATGTCAGATGTATGGGTAATGTTTGTGTTTGGTATAATTGGATACTTTGTTCAAAAATTTGAGTTAAACTCTGCTTCAATAGTTTTAGCTTTAATCTTAGGACCAATAGGTGAATCTGGACTTAGAAGATCACTTATTTTAAATCATAATAGTTATTCAATTCTATTCCAAAGTACAGTTTCAAAAGTTTTACTACTTTTAACTCTTTTCTCATTACTATCTCCAATAGTAATGTCAAAATTAAAAAAAAGAAACAAAGAATAA